TTGTACAGAACATGAAGGGTACTAGAACGCACCGGTCTCTTCCATAATTCTGGTTGACTCAGCCCTCTTCTGCTCGTAGACCTCTGTCCCTGCCACATCCTTTAACAGTCTGAGCCGTTCTCGATCATTCATATTCGTCAGATGCGTGATCTGATATCTCGTCAGCAGCCTTACTTTTCGATGAAACAAATCTATTTACACACCCTTCCTTGAGGAACAATATAATAGGGATTAGCCTTTGAGAAGCCGGCACTTTCCAATAGCTGATCCACTTCCGACTTGCTAGCGCTCTTTCTATCCAGGGAATATTCATCTTTCTTAAGACCAATTGTTCGGCGAAGCACAAGTTCCTGTCGACCAGTCGGGAAGCGCCCATCAGAATCTAGATAAATTTTCAGCTTAGGCAAGCCATTCTGAAGATAAAGCGGACATACTGTCAAAGACAATCTCGACATAAGCAGAAAGTGTCGTACTTGTACTCGTTCCTTCATGTAGCAAACGCTGCCTTTCTTCTCGACTCAATTTGGTATATTGATCAGACAGTACAAATCGTATAGCTACAGGCAGAGTTTAGGCCAGGCCTCATTCAGTGAGAAGAAGCTTACCGGAGAAAAAGTTTGATTTTCCACTACCATTTCGACCAACCACAACATTGTGTCCAGGTCTGATGATCGGTCAGTAATAAAATCTCATACTGAATTACCACCGGAATATCTCACGAGAATGGATCTACAGCCACTTGATCTCTGTAAGATTTGAAACCTGTCATGCGCATTAGTAGTCGCTTTGCTAAGATCAATGGCAGACTGCAACGCACCTTGAATGGTTATTGTTTTGATATACTGGCGATAAGAAGTCAGCATTGTGCTCTACTGTATGTGTCTCCACTTGCCATGTTCTATGTGTAGGCCACAGAGAGGGCGAAGGCTGTAGATGGGTTGAAAGAAATGGGGAAATCAGGTGGGGAACCTACTCAGCAACGCGACTGGGACGAAGTGTCAGATCGCGCTCATGTTTCTCACTTCCGAAAGTCGCGTCAGCTACTTCTTATTACGTAAAAGAAAATGCAAGGGAATGATAGACAAGCAAATACGCCACAGCATTGAAATACCGAAACACCGTGGTAAAGGATGGTGAAATGTTAAAATCTCGCCTGGCAGCTTTGCCGTGCGAATAACTGGGTCTCACGGGCACTTCCATATACCTCAAAATAACAATAAAAATGGCTGTTGCCAGCTCATCCACCCTCACTGACAGCCAGGTCAGCAAGATCCAGCAAGATTCCGACTTCTCCATCAAGAGCGAGTCCGTCACCCCCAAGCTCGGTACGCATCTCCCCTCCTTTTCAGAGAGTGGGGCTAATGTTTGGCAGACACTTCTCAATGGCCTCTTTTGCTTAAGAACTACGATAAGTTGCTTGTTCGATCTTCTCATTTTACTCCAATCCCCTCCGTGAGCATATTTTCGCTTTTTATTCAAGGCCTAACTAAACATCATTCAACTAGGGTATCTCACCTCTCAAACGCGACCTCCAAACTTATGTCAAGTCTGGTGTCATTAACCTCGACAAGCCTTCCAACCCGTCTTCTCACGAAGTTGTTGCTTGGTTGAAGCGAATTCTGCGAGTCGAGAAGACCGGCCACTCAGGTACCCTTGATCCCAAGGTCACTGGTTGTTTGATTGTCTGTATCGACAGAGCTACTCGACTGGTCAAGTCCCAGCAAGGTGCAGGAAAGGAATACGTGTGTGTGGTTCGATTCCACGACAAGTTGCAGGACGAAAAGGCTTTGCCTCGAGCTTTGGAGACCCTCACTGGCGCCCTTTTCCAACGACCGCCCCTCATCTCCGCCGTCAAGCGTCAGCTTCGTGTTCGAACAATCTACGAGTCCAAGTTGATTGAATACGACAATGAAAGAAACCTTGGTGTATTTTGGGTGTCTTGTGAGGCTGGTACTTATATTAGGACTCTGTGTGTCCACTTGGGATTGCTCTTGGGTGTCGGTGCCCACATGCAAGAACTCAGACGTGTAAGGAGTGGTATCACTGGCGAGAATGATGACATCGTGTCTATGCACGATGTATTGGATGCCCAGTGGTTGTACGATAACACTCGTGACGGTGAGTCCTTTTTTTATCCTTATTTTGTATGTGCTCATACGAGGATTTAGAATCCTACCTTCGTCGAGTGATTCGCCCTCTTGAGTCTCTTCTCGTCAATTACAAGCGTATCGTCGTTAAAGATTCCGCCGTCAACGCCATTTGCTATGGTGCCAAGCTCATGATTCCAGGTCTTTTGCGATACGAAGCAGACATTGAAGTCAATGAAGAGGTTGTTCTCATGACCACAAAGGGTGAGGCTATCGCCATTGGTATCGCCCAAATGTCCACTGTCGACCTTGCCTCTTGCGATCATGGTGTGGTAGCCAAGGTGAAGAGATGCATCATGAACAGGGATCTTTACCCTAGGAAGTGGGGACTTGGTCCCAAGGctcaagaaaagaagaagatgatcaagaagggagagttGGACAAGTATGGCAAGCCTATCGAAGGTGTTACCCCTCAACAATGGTCCTCGGGTTATATTGACTACAATGACCCTGATGCTGTGCCTGCTTCTGGATCCAACGATCTCTTGCCCACCCAACCTCCCACTGCAGAAGATGTGAAGATGGAGCCGGTCGAGGTCAAGGTTGAGGCGGACGAGAAAAAGCGCAAGcgcgaggaagaggaagttggATCACCAAaggctgaggagaagaagaaaaagaagaaggtgaagacTGAGGATGGTGCGGAGCGAGAGGAAACTGCTGAGGAGAGGGCGGCAAGGAAAgctgccaagaaggagaagaaggagaaaaagaaggcgaaggaggagTAGGTCTGGGTTTTTTGCGTCTTATAGAGGGCTCTTGGATTCTGTATGTACCGTATCTGCATTTCAACATCCCATACCATTGCCTATATGCCTACAGTAGTTCATCTACAATACTCATTGCTTACTCAGTGCCAATCAATTCTCAATTCCCTGTCAATCTCTCCGAAACCTTGGAAAAAAAtcttgaagaagttgatATAATGCCTGACATCGTGGCTACCCGCTGTCTCCCTAATGGAGTGCATGGACAGTTGGGCGAGACCAATGTCAACCGTGCGGACGTGTGTAGAGAGGTGTGGACCAACGGTTGAACCGCATGTCTAAATCACCGTTGAATCAGCACCGCCTTCGAACCCCTGGTGTAACGCATGTACGTACGGAATCATTGCGGATCTCGAATTCTTGGACAGGAACCcccgccttcttcgccactcttctcaacaagAATGTGGTTTGAGCGTTGGAAGTGTAACGCTGGTTGGCGTTGGTCTTGATAACGATACCACCGTTGATTTTGGGAGCAAGATTGGGTTCGTAGCGTGATTCGTAATTGGGATGCATCTGCCGAGCGCATTAGATTAAAAAAACCCAAACTGGAAATGAGGAAACTTACAGCATGGCCCATGTCAGCCGAGATCAAAAAGCTGTTTGCGAGCATAGCGTAATAGCCCACGTCCTTGTAGTCCTTCAGCTGCACTATGCGTTCTACAAACGCGGGAAGCAAATTGGATTCGGCGCCATGGTGGGAGACAGAGCCAACCTCCTCATTATCGAATAAAATGACACATCGAATGTTAGATTCGTCTTCAGCGTTAGACGTTTTAACCGCTTCACAAAGAGCCTCGATAGTGCAGAAACTCCAAGACTAGTCAGACAGAAAATCAATGCACTGCAGATTGATACGTACGACGTCATGAGATTATCGATGCGAGGGCTATAGACGAACTCGTTTGAAAGGCCACCAATAGTGGATGGCTGTGTGTCAAATAGGGAGCTTAACAGCAGTTAGTGGTGTGCCGTACTGTAGGAGAACAGAAAATAAACATACAGCTCAAAATCTTGGATGTCAGCAATATCACATCCAAGCTCGTCGGCCAGTACGGCCAAGAGCTTGGGATGGTGCTTGTCCTCCATGTTCGCCACATTGAACAAGTCGTCCGATTTCTCAGTCTCATGGGAATCCTTTTTGGCGAGAGGTTGATGAAGTGATCCGGAGTGCGATCTCTTCATACCCAGCCCAGCATCGGTCGCATTCAACGCATCCTCGACCAAACCCAAGATTGGCTGGAATTCTGTCTCTTTGTTGAATTTGAAATTGTCATTTGCTGTCCTATCAAGGTGGATAGCAAGGGTAGGTATCCTCAAGATTGGACGATCAATCTTGACAAGCTTTGAAACGAATTTGGGATCTTCAGAATGATGAGCTTCACGATTGGCAACGATCACTCGACCGGCAAGGGAAAGATCGCGGTCGAACCATGAATGCCAGATGCCACCACCATATAGTTCGACGCCAACCTGGAGGTAATTTGATTTTGTCTTTTTGCTCACCGGTCTTACCTTGAGACAAGGGGAGTCGAGATGGCCAACGGCAAAAGAAATGGCCGTCTCTGGCAGGGGCTTTGCGGGAAGGGTGAACGCCACAAGAGATGACTGGTTACGAGTG
The genomic region above belongs to Cryptococcus neoformans var. neoformans JEC21 chromosome 4 sequence and contains:
- a CDS encoding aminopeptidase, putative, which translates into the protein MKASIPPPPKDAVNFCDFVTHAPTPFHAVAHLTTRLFTSGFVPISERSPTSSLEPGGKYYYTRNQSSLVAFTLPAKPLPETAISFAVGHLDSPCLKVRPVSKKTKSNYLQVGVELYGGGIWHSWFDRDLSLAGRVIVANREAHHSEDPKFVSKLVKIDRPILRIPTLAIHLDRTANDNFKFNKETEFQPILGLVEDALNATDAGLGMKRSHSGSLHQPLAKKDSHETEKSDDLFNVANMEDKHHPKLLAVLADELGCDIADIQDFELSLFDTQPSTIGGLSNEFVYSPRIDNLMTSFCTIEALCEAVKTSNAEDESNIRCVILFDNEEVGSVSHHGAESNLLPAFVERIVQLKDYKDVGYYAMLANSFLISADMGHAMHPNYESRYEPNLAPKINGGIVIKTNANQRYTSNAQTTFLLRRVAKKAGVPVQEFEIRNDSTCGSTVGPHLSTHVRTVDIGLAQLSMHSIRETAGSHDVRHYINFFKIFFQGFGEIDRELRIDWH
- a CDS encoding centromere/microtubule binding protein cbf5, putative — encoded protein: MAVASSSTLTDSQVSKIQQDSDFSIKSESVTPKLDTSQWPLLLKNYDKLLVRSSHFTPIPSGISPLKRDLQTYVKSGVINLDKPSNPSSHEVVAWLKRILRVEKTGHSGTLDPKVTGCLIVCIDRATRLVKSQQGAGKEYVCVVRFHDKLQDEKALPRALETLTGALFQRPPLISAVKRQLRVRTIYESKLIEYDNERNLGVFWVSCEAGTYIRTLCVHLGLLLGVGAHMQELRRVRSGITGENDDIVSMHDVLDAQWLYDNTRDESYLRRVIRPLESLLVNYKRIVVKDSAVNAICYGAKLMIPGLLRYEADIEVNEEVVLMTTKGEAIAIGIAQMSTVDLASCDHGVVAKVKRCIMNRDLYPRKWGLGPKAQEKKKMIKKGELDKYGKPIEGVTPQQWSSGYIDYNDPDAVPASGSNDLLPTQPPTAEDVKMEPVEVKVEADEKKRKREEEEVGSPKAEEKKKKKKVKTEDGAEREETAEERAARKAAKKEKKEKKKAKEE